The Deinococcus sedimenti genome window below encodes:
- a CDS encoding acyl-CoA thioesterase: protein MDETMKAPRSRARMLELVFPKDTNYHGTAFGGWVLSLMDKAASIAAVRHAGGNVVTARMDGVDFHVPIRVADAVALDAQVVRVGRTSMTIRVDVYREHMPTGDQELATTGFFVFVALDEHGKPRPVPSLPAGQDTSAAEPDFEARP, encoded by the coding sequence ATGGACGAGACGATGAAGGCGCCGCGCAGCCGGGCGCGCATGCTGGAACTGGTGTTCCCGAAGGACACGAACTACCACGGGACCGCGTTCGGCGGCTGGGTGCTGTCCCTGATGGACAAGGCGGCGAGTATCGCGGCGGTACGGCACGCTGGGGGGAACGTCGTGACGGCCCGCATGGACGGCGTGGATTTCCACGTGCCGATCCGCGTGGCGGACGCCGTGGCGCTGGACGCGCAGGTGGTCCGGGTGGGCCGGACGAGCATGACGATCCGCGTGGACGTGTACCGCGAGCACATGCCGACCGGGGATCAGGAACTCGCCACGACGGGGTTCTTCGTGTTCGTGGCGCTCGATGAGCACGGCAAGCCCCGTCCGGTGCCGTCCCTTCCGGCGGGTCAGGATACGAGTGCCGCCGAGCCGGATTTCGAGGCGCGCCCGTGA
- a CDS encoding cold-shock protein, which produces MAVGVVKWFNAEKGFGFIQSEGSPDIFAHFSAIQGSGFKKLNEGDEVEFDIEDGQRGKGPQAKNIVVTKAAPASDYGNAPRRNDRW; this is translated from the coding sequence ATGGCAGTAGGAGTTGTGAAGTGGTTCAACGCGGAAAAGGGTTTCGGCTTCATTCAGTCTGAGGGCAGCCCCGACATCTTCGCGCACTTCAGCGCGATCCAGGGCAGCGGCTTCAAGAAGCTGAACGAGGGCGACGAAGTCGAGTTCGACATCGAAGACGGCCAGCGTGGCAAAGGCCCCCAGGCCAAGAACATCGTCGTGACGAAGGCCGCCCCGGCCAGCGATTACGGCAATGCGCCCCGCCGCAACGACCGCTGGTAA
- a CDS encoding DUF4403 family protein, whose translation MSVPAALAAPAPSTVTVPVSVPMAGVQGAANARVPLEFARVNEDRSFLGGLLRVSLAGTVTRAGHVQVQALPDGSGLRISVPIRAAFRAEPGGVGAFLARDFGGEATVTLTVVPTVTPEWEADVTVRGDYAWTDPLSVELAQGVRVSVQSLVDAQVRAQLDALAAQVRTAVREQARLRERAGTLWARAQQPWALPTPDPAYARVTPLNLSVSPFRFTPDALKVTLGAQLRLDAGLGRAPTQAALPLPALRRSDTLTPDVNLSVPVRLPYPELSAAATREAARRTLTLPVPTSPTLRVTGVTLTPQGAQLNAAVQVQISGPLGVRLSATTDVRGTPTLDAAGQVLTLRNVTVTTRRAGLTGRVLAWLADARAQAYVTQAARFDLRPRLDGVRAQLQARLPFRPAPGVTLGGVVRALRVTDVRVTPDALVVTGEALGTLDAAVDVSAAR comes from the coding sequence ATGTCTGTTCCTGCTGCGCTGGCTGCTCCTGCTCCCTCGACGGTCACGGTGCCGGTGTCGGTGCCAATGGCGGGGGTGCAGGGCGCGGCGAACGCGCGGGTGCCGCTGGAGTTCGCGCGGGTGAACGAGGACCGGTCATTCCTGGGCGGCCTGCTGCGGGTGTCGCTGGCGGGGACGGTGACGCGGGCGGGCCACGTGCAGGTGCAGGCGTTGCCGGACGGGTCGGGGCTGCGGATCAGCGTGCCGATCCGCGCGGCGTTCCGGGCCGAGCCGGGCGGGGTGGGGGCGTTCCTGGCGCGGGACTTCGGGGGTGAGGCGACCGTGACCCTGACGGTGGTGCCGACCGTGACGCCGGAGTGGGAGGCGGACGTGACCGTGCGCGGTGATTACGCGTGGACGGACCCGCTGAGCGTGGAGCTGGCGCAGGGCGTGCGGGTCAGCGTGCAGTCGCTGGTGGACGCGCAGGTGCGCGCGCAGCTGGACGCGCTGGCGGCGCAGGTGCGCACGGCGGTGCGGGAGCAGGCGCGGTTGCGCGAGCGGGCGGGGACGCTGTGGGCCCGGGCGCAGCAGCCGTGGGCACTGCCCACCCCGGACCCCGCGTATGCGCGGGTCACGCCACTGAACCTGAGCGTGTCGCCGTTCCGGTTCACGCCGGACGCCCTGAAGGTGACGCTGGGCGCGCAGTTGCGCCTGGACGCCGGGCTGGGCCGCGCGCCCACGCAGGCGGCGCTCCCGCTCCCGGCCCTGCGCCGCAGTGACACGCTGACCCCGGACGTGAACCTGAGCGTGCCGGTGCGTCTCCCCTACCCGGAACTGTCGGCGGCCGCCACGCGGGAGGCGGCGCGGCGCACGTTGACGCTGCCGGTGCCGACCTCGCCGACGCTGCGGGTCACGGGCGTGACGCTGACCCCGCAGGGGGCGCAGCTGAACGCCGCGGTGCAGGTGCAGATCAGCGGGCCGCTGGGCGTGCGGCTCAGCGCCACGACGGACGTGCGCGGCACGCCCACCCTGGACGCGGCGGGGCAGGTGCTGACGCTGCGGAACGTGACGGTCACGACGCGCCGCGCGGGCCTGACCGGGCGGGTGCTGGCGTGGCTGGCGGACGCCCGCGCGCAGGCGTACGTGACGCAGGCGGCCCGGTTCGACCTGCGCCCCCGCCTGGACGGGGTGCGGGCGCAGCTTCAGGCGCGGCTGCCGTTCAGGCCTGCGCCAGGCGTGACCCTGGGTGGCGTGGTGCGGGCGCTGCGGGTCACGGACGTGCGCGTCACGCCGGACGCCCTGGTCGTGACCGGCGAGGCGCTGGGCACGCTGGACGCCGCGGTGGACGTGTCTGCCGCACGCTGA
- a CDS encoding intradiol ring-cleavage dioxygenase yields MTEPIRPYPADDHDHHDDLNNLGLQADTNMLARSVLDRRHVLGLGLLGIGLLASNRVSAATGAACTPIPGETAGPYPADGSVASGQSLNVLTRSGVVRRDLRRSLGTGNVAPGVSLTLTLKLVNTNGGCAPLRGYAVYAWHCTADGNYSMYSAPVVGEDYLRGVQASDAGGNVTFQTIVPGCYPGRWPHIHFEVYPTLASATNARNRIQTSQLALPQAMCQQAYTQPAYGSSARFLSQTSLSRDNIFSDGSAAQLPTITGNATRGYSATLTVGLAR; encoded by the coding sequence ATGACCGAGCCGATCCGCCCGTACCCCGCCGACGACCACGACCACCACGACGACCTGAACAACCTGGGCCTGCAGGCCGACACGAACATGCTCGCGCGAAGCGTCCTCGACCGCCGCCACGTGCTGGGCCTGGGCCTGCTCGGCATCGGCCTGCTGGCCAGCAACCGCGTCAGCGCTGCCACCGGGGCCGCCTGCACTCCCATCCCCGGCGAGACCGCCGGGCCGTACCCCGCCGACGGGTCGGTCGCCAGCGGCCAGAGCCTCAACGTCCTGACGCGCAGCGGCGTCGTCCGCCGCGACCTGCGCCGCAGCCTCGGCACCGGCAACGTGGCCCCCGGCGTGTCCCTGACCCTGACGCTGAAACTCGTCAACACGAACGGCGGGTGCGCGCCCCTGCGCGGGTACGCCGTGTACGCCTGGCACTGCACCGCCGACGGGAACTACAGCATGTACAGCGCCCCCGTCGTCGGCGAGGACTACCTGCGCGGCGTGCAGGCCAGCGACGCGGGCGGCAACGTCACCTTCCAGACCATCGTGCCCGGCTGCTACCCCGGCCGCTGGCCCCACATCCACTTCGAGGTGTACCCCACCCTCGCCAGCGCCACGAACGCCCGCAACCGAATCCAGACGTCACAGCTGGCGCTCCCGCAGGCCATGTGCCAGCAGGCCTACACCCAGCCCGCGTACGGCAGCAGCGCCCGCTTTCTCTCGCAGACCAGCCTGAGCCGCGACAACATCTTCAGCGACGGCTCCGCCGCCCAGCTGCCCACCATCACCGGGAACGCCACCAGGGGCTACTCGGCCACCCTGACCGTCGGCCTCGCCCGCTGA